In Arachis hypogaea cultivar Tifrunner chromosome 17, arahy.Tifrunner.gnm2.J5K5, whole genome shotgun sequence, a single window of DNA contains:
- the LOC112764249 gene encoding 3-hydroxyacyl-[acyl-carrier-protein] dehydratase, mitochondrial, whose translation MFPIRSLISSKTLSLRQFSSSTTPQVLRPGDILRQSRLFTEEDVTQYSKVSHDSNPLHTDPVAARDVGFEGPLVHGMLVASLFPRIISSHFPGAVYVSQSLNFKFPVYIGDHITGEVEATHLRENKNRYLAKFKTRCLKNGELLVIEGEATAMLPTLTFEEEQCKEC comes from the exons ATGTTCCCCATTAGGAGTTTAATTTCCAGCAAGACTCTGAGTCTCAGACAGTTTTCATCCTCAACAACTCCTCAAGTGCTTAGGCCTGGTGATATCCTGAGACAATCAAGACTCTTTACTGAAGAAGATGTCACTCAATACTCTAAAGTGAGCCATGATTCTAATCCTTTGCATACTGATCCTGTGGCTGCCAGAGATGTCGGATTCGAAGGTCCTCTCGTCCATGGGATGCTCGTTGCTTCTCTCTTTCCTCGCATCATCTCGTCACATTTT CCTGGAGCTGTTTATGTCTCTCAAAGCTTGAATTTTAAGTTCCCTGTGTATATTGGAGACCACATTACTGGTGAAGTAGAAGCAACACAtctgagagaaaataaaaaccgATATCT TGCAAAGTTCAAAACAAGGTGCCTCAAGAATGGTGAATTGCTTGTTATTGAAGGTGAGGCTACAGCTATGTTGCCAACACTGACCTTTGAAGAAGAGCAATGTAAGGAGTGCTGA